Proteins encoded within one genomic window of Thermodesulfobacteriota bacterium:
- a CDS encoding ABC transporter substrate-binding protein, whose product MDSRQMIYVVMAGIFIVSSSWMEASAEGISPPESLNISINMAVEFMDHAAVAFIARDQDWFTAAGLNIKTFESFESGMALAAALARDDVQVAYLCLVPAINACVNAGVSMKIVAGTHQYGYGLAVDRRRIKTVKDMEKSGVRIGCVQEGGAVDVLMRKIIDIHRLDPDRVLKNVKRMPPAKQLLAIKTGQLDAVMLPEQWLTMAESSGYEVLVTAQDVWPQMQGSVLAVKDELIRDHPETVKILFDLLARGNTLIRNEPGQAAEIVARQMRLSKDGMSQDEKIIGSDQTAVSPEILERSMKRMEFTADISPEEVQNTIDYMARLGYLKKKVPAEDILDLRFIQHEHTP is encoded by the coding sequence ATGGATTCGCGGCAAATGATTTATGTGGTGATGGCCGGTATATTTATTGTATCCAGCAGCTGGATGGAGGCAAGCGCGGAAGGTATTTCCCCCCCTGAATCATTGAACATTTCCATCAACATGGCGGTGGAGTTCATGGATCATGCCGCCGTTGCTTTCATCGCCCGGGATCAGGACTGGTTCACGGCCGCCGGCCTGAACATAAAGACGTTTGAGAGCTTTGAGAGCGGCATGGCTTTGGCGGCGGCGCTTGCCAGGGATGATGTCCAGGTGGCCTATCTGTGTCTGGTGCCGGCCATTAATGCCTGTGTCAACGCCGGGGTGTCGATGAAAATCGTGGCTGGAACTCATCAATATGGATACGGGCTGGCGGTTGACCGCCGCCGGATCAAGACCGTCAAAGACATGGAAAAATCAGGTGTTCGTATCGGATGCGTGCAGGAGGGCGGCGCCGTTGATGTCCTGATGCGGAAAATCATCGATATCCACCGACTAGACCCGGACAGGGTGCTTAAAAACGTAAAACGCATGCCGCCGGCAAAACAGTTGCTGGCCATTAAGACCGGTCAGCTTGACGCCGTCATGCTGCCGGAACAGTGGCTGACCATGGCCGAGTCATCCGGCTATGAGGTTCTGGTGACCGCCCAGGATGTCTGGCCTCAAATGCAGGGCAGCGTTCTGGCGGTGAAGGATGAGTTGATCCGTGATCATCCGGAGACGGTAAAAATTCTGTTCGATTTGTTAGCCCGGGGCAACACGCTTATTCGGAACGAACCCGGGCAGGCGGCGGAAATCGTTGCCAGGCAGATGCGGTTATCGAAAGACGGGATGTCTCAGGATGAGAAGATCATCGGAAGTGATCAAACCGCTGTTTCGCCGGAAATCCTGGAGAGGTCCATGAAACGAATGGAATTCACCGCAGATATCTCACCGGAAGAGGTACAGAATACCATAGACTATATGGCCAGGCTGGGCTATTTAAAGAAGAAGGTTCCAGCCGAAGATATCCTTGATTTAAGATTTATTCAGCATGAACACACGCCGTAA
- a CDS encoding nucleoside transporter C-terminal domain-containing protein: MMLQGAVGIIAFVLLAWLISENRGQVRFTTPLIGIGLQFALAVVFLKSPGSIQFFKMLNRVILAIETATNAGTSFVFGYLGGSTSPSPFDITNPQATFILAFQALPIILIMSALSSLLFYWRVLPAMVNAFSWLLGKVTGIGGAEGVGLASNIFLGMVESPLLIRPYLKTMTRSELFSVMTCGLAGIAGTVMALYASFLSKVLPEAMGHILTASVISVPASITIAKIMIPETGSITDGKVVPSQNARSSMDAITLGTIEGVQLLINIVAMLIVLVALVYMANLGLSFLPWSDGNPLTLQRLLGYLMAPVVWLMGIPWSESVTAGTLMGTKSILNELLAYVEMARLPEGALSSKSLVIMTYALCGFANPGSLGIMIGGMGTMVPERRDEIVSLGVRSVVAGTMATCMTGAVIGLIV, translated from the coding sequence ATGATGCTGCAAGGGGCCGTGGGTATTATCGCATTTGTTCTTCTGGCCTGGTTGATCAGCGAAAACCGGGGACAGGTTCGCTTCACGACCCCTTTGATCGGTATCGGCCTGCAATTCGCCCTGGCGGTGGTATTTCTGAAATCTCCCGGATCCATCCAGTTTTTTAAAATGCTCAACCGGGTCATCTTGGCCATTGAAACAGCCACCAACGCGGGGACATCCTTCGTGTTCGGCTATCTCGGCGGCAGCACGTCCCCTTCCCCCTTTGACATTACCAACCCGCAGGCAACCTTCATTCTCGCCTTTCAGGCCCTGCCGATTATTCTTATCATGAGCGCCCTGTCGTCGCTCCTGTTTTACTGGCGGGTATTGCCCGCCATGGTCAACGCTTTCTCCTGGCTTCTGGGCAAGGTCACCGGCATCGGCGGCGCCGAAGGCGTCGGTCTGGCTTCCAATATCTTTCTCGGCATGGTGGAATCACCCCTGTTGATCCGGCCTTATCTCAAAACCATGACCCGCAGCGAACTCTTTTCCGTCATGACTTGCGGCCTGGCGGGCATCGCCGGCACGGTCATGGCCCTGTACGCCAGCTTCCTCAGCAAAGTGCTTCCCGAAGCCATGGGCCATATTCTGACGGCCTCGGTCATCAGTGTGCCGGCCTCCATCACCATCGCCAAGATCATGATCCCCGAAACCGGTTCCATCACCGACGGCAAGGTCGTTCCTTCGCAGAACGCCAGAAGTTCCATGGACGCAATTACCCTGGGGACCATCGAAGGCGTGCAACTGCTGATCAATATTGTGGCCATGCTGATCGTACTCGTGGCCCTGGTTTATATGGCCAACCTGGGATTGAGTTTTCTGCCGTGGTCTGACGGAAATCCGCTCACCCTGCAGCGCCTGCTGGGATACCTGATGGCGCCGGTGGTCTGGCTCATGGGCATCCCCTGGAGCGAGTCGGTGACGGCCGGCACTCTGATGGGCACCAAATCCATTTTAAATGAACTGCTGGCCTATGTGGAAATGGCCCGTCTGCCGGAAGGCGCCTTGAGCTCCAAAAGCCTGGTCATCATGACCTATGCCCTGTGCGGTTTTGCCAATCCCGGCAGCCTGGGCATCATGATCGGCGGCATGGGGACCATGGTTCCGGAACGCCGGGATGAGATCGTTTCCCTGGGAGTACGGTCAGTCGTGGCCGGCACCATGGCCACCTGCATGACCGGCGCAGTCATCGGCCTAATTGTGTAA
- a CDS encoding lipocalin family protein gives MKQKNYRHVRWILFLLTLVLVVSTGGTSALAATVINHTAPEGNYIPGFRINLDAAIQSAGGLLAVRCYFKTKNDQNFAFVDMFDKGGGNYQAVLPAPWVNSEAVEYLFVTVDKDKKVTRSDVYTLEEGQTKEAAQWKDASQVKEVRLDSMQEGIEDCELLRRQLRTSHGKKLPKYQTADDANSLAVQTEMNPAQVPLNGFYDKAVITEVPDSAKYGAAALGTAGGHSTAFWVGAGVLGAAAVGGTIAAFSGGGGGGGGHHNNNCTPEVCGDNIDNDCDGQVDEGCGTGPTEICGDGIDNDGDGQIDEGCSTTTEVCGDGIDNDGDGQIDEGCSTGPEPLTSDTIVGFWNFDGYRYDGIHRWGDITFNSNGTHTYNVVDADGQNTGSGTGTWSLSGSALIITFSGMSTWDGFASGDSESFYMSTYSHGNYTFTR, from the coding sequence ATGAAGCAAAAAAATTATCGTCATGTGCGGTGGATACTCTTTCTGCTGACCCTGGTGCTGGTCGTTTCCACCGGCGGAACGTCCGCCCTGGCCGCCACCGTGATCAATCACACCGCTCCGGAAGGTAATTACATCCCCGGCTTCCGGATCAACCTGGATGCCGCCATCCAGAGCGCCGGCGGTCTGCTGGCCGTCCGCTGCTATTTCAAGACGAAAAATGACCAGAACTTCGCTTTCGTCGACATGTTTGACAAAGGCGGCGGAAATTATCAGGCCGTCCTGCCCGCTCCCTGGGTGAATTCCGAGGCGGTGGAATACCTGTTTGTGACCGTGGACAAGGACAAGAAGGTTACCCGGTCCGATGTTTACACGCTGGAAGAAGGCCAGACCAAAGAGGCTGCCCAGTGGAAGGACGCCAGCCAGGTCAAGGAAGTGCGGCTGGACTCCATGCAGGAAGGCATTGAAGACTGCGAACTGCTCCGCCGTCAATTGAGAACCAGCCACGGTAAAAAGCTTCCCAAGTACCAGACCGCCGATGACGCCAACTCCCTGGCGGTTCAGACCGAAATGAACCCGGCCCAGGTCCCGTTGAACGGCTTCTATGACAAAGCCGTCATTACCGAAGTCCCTGACAGCGCCAAGTATGGCGCTGCTGCCCTCGGCACCGCCGGCGGCCACAGCACGGCTTTCTGGGTTGGAGCGGGTGTTCTTGGCGCCGCCGCGGTAGGCGGCACGATTGCCGCTTTTTCCGGCGGCGGTGGCGGCGGCGGCGGCCATCATAACAACAACTGCACCCCGGAAGTCTGCGGCGACAATATAGACAATGACTGCGATGGACAGGTCGACGAAGGTTGCGGCACCGGCCCCACGGAAATCTGCGGCGATGGCATCGACAATGACGGCGATGGCCAGATCGACGAAGGCTGCAGTACCACCACGGAAGTCTGCGGCGACGGCATCGACAATGACGGCGACGGACAGATCGACGAAGGCTGCAGTACCGGCCCCGAGCCGTTAACTTCGGACACCATCGTGGGTTTCTGGAATTTTGACGGTTATCGTTATGACGGTATTCACCGCTGGGGCGATATTACCTTCAACAGTAACGGTACTCACACTTATAACGTCGTGGACGCGGACGGACAGAACACCGGCAGCGGCACCGGGACCTGGTCTTTATCCGGAAGTGCCTTGATCATCACCTTTTCAGGTATGTCCACCTGGGATGGCTTTGCATCCGGAGACTCCGAGAGCTTTTACATGAGTACTTACTCTCACGGTAACTACACCTTTACCCGGTAA
- a CDS encoding carboxymuconolactone decarboxylase family protein, translating to MAPRIELPSLEELPQEIGDLLKLLPPLNAFRMMALVTNSFKGFLDLAGSVLSGADFDARLREIAVLRVVRVMNCKYAWSHHMTVGKMTGLTDEEIRAIRDENPVRSLDAEGNLLCRVADEITTSVRLGDESLAAIKNRYGNNGAAALILCCSYFNMLGRCLESMRVPLETEDVDSAIKTIFEKPAP from the coding sequence ATGGCACCCCGTATCGAACTGCCGTCTTTAGAAGAACTGCCGCAGGAAATCGGCGACCTGTTGAAACTGCTGCCGCCGCTGAACGCCTTCCGCATGATGGCCCTGGTCACCAACAGCTTCAAGGGTTTTCTCGACCTGGCCGGATCGGTGCTGTCCGGCGCGGATTTCGACGCCCGCCTGCGGGAAATCGCGGTGCTGCGCGTCGTCCGGGTGATGAACTGCAAATACGCCTGGAGCCACCATATGACGGTGGGGAAAATGACCGGCCTGACGGATGAGGAGATCCGCGCCATCCGTGATGAAAACCCGGTGCGGTCCCTGGACGCGGAAGGCAATCTCCTCTGCCGGGTGGCCGACGAGATCACTACCAGCGTCCGCCTGGGCGATGAATCACTGGCCGCCATCAAAAACCGCTACGGTAACAACGGCGCGGCTGCCCTGATCCTCTGTTGCAGTTACTTCAACATGCTCGGCCGCTGCCTGGAAAGCATGCGGGTACCGCTGGAAACCGAAGACGTGGACAGCGCCATTAAAACAATTTTCGAAAAGCCCGCGCCTTGA
- a CDS encoding ABC transporter ATP-binding protein, protein MTRAFLQVESLTLSVGNFSLRNIQLSCGKGEYHVLLGPTGSGKSTLIKCMLGLFRIYRGAVFLNGRDISRCRPEDRRMGYVPQHYSLFPHLTVEENIRFGLFSRKQDPGTANVIVDRLCDTFHIGHLRGRGIRHLSGGEKQKVALARALAIQPDLVFLDEPFSSIDEGSRRDLWVELKKIINEIGMTAFHITHNLEEAYSLGERLSVILNGEIHQSGAKNEIFERPATREVAAYLNYRNIFSGTARAHTAGTVVDTDAFRFVLSGKIPDGEKVALCIRQQDVKIIKEGRPLRDQLKDNVIAGVIVSIFSFPEYCLIYFKSNSSSQAYDFEIKLPPYLRERHDLFPGKTVRIAFWEPNIIVFPRENPVGLG, encoded by the coding sequence ATGACGCGTGCCTTTCTTCAGGTTGAATCGCTGACCCTTTCCGTGGGCAATTTTTCCCTGCGGAACATTCAGCTTTCATGCGGGAAAGGCGAGTATCACGTTCTTCTGGGGCCTACCGGCAGCGGTAAATCCACCTTGATTAAGTGCATGCTCGGATTATTTCGTATTTATCGCGGCGCTGTTTTCCTGAACGGCCGGGATATCAGCCGCTGTCGGCCCGAAGATCGGCGCATGGGCTATGTGCCTCAGCACTATTCTCTTTTTCCTCATTTGACCGTGGAAGAGAACATCCGTTTCGGATTGTTTTCCAGAAAACAGGATCCCGGAACGGCCAACGTTATTGTCGACCGGTTGTGCGATACGTTTCATATCGGTCATCTCCGCGGCAGAGGCATCCGCCATCTGTCCGGTGGAGAGAAGCAGAAAGTCGCCCTGGCCCGGGCGCTGGCCATACAACCCGACCTGGTCTTTCTGGATGAACCGTTTTCCTCCATTGACGAGGGGTCCCGTCGGGATTTGTGGGTGGAGTTAAAAAAGATCATTAATGAAATCGGAATGACCGCTTTTCATATTACCCACAACCTGGAAGAAGCTTACAGTCTGGGCGAGAGGTTGTCGGTTATTCTAAACGGTGAAATTCATCAGAGCGGTGCCAAAAATGAGATTTTCGAGCGACCGGCCACACGGGAAGTGGCCGCCTATCTGAATTATAGGAATATTTTTTCAGGTACGGCCCGCGCCCACACCGCCGGCACGGTTGTAGATACCGATGCTTTTCGTTTTGTTTTGTCCGGGAAAATTCCCGACGGAGAGAAGGTGGCTCTGTGCATCCGTCAGCAGGATGTGAAAATCATCAAGGAAGGGCGCCCGTTGCGGGACCAGTTAAAGGACAATGTTATTGCCGGAGTCATTGTCTCTATATTTTCTTTTCCCGAATACTGCCTGATTTATTTTAAGAGCAATAGCAGTTCGCAAGCGTATGACTTTGAAATCAAGCTGCCCCCGTACCTCAGAGAACGGCACGACCTGTTTCCGGGAAAAACAGTCCGCATCGCCTTCTGGGAACCCAACATCATTGTTTTTCCCCGCGAAAACCCAGTCGGGTTAGGGTGA
- a CDS encoding ABC transporter permease, with product MNTRRKWNSGWGLLPIALFLGIWEFSARMEILPGHLILPPFSEVLYQFYVLTINGVLGKNFFSSLIRVLAGFLAGSVAGIMLGALMGWRTVIDKSLNPIISLFYPIPALGWIPLLMLWIGINEMLPIALIFICSFFPVLYNTITGIKSVDRDYIRVARTLGASERRILFTVIFPLALPNIFTGLRLEAGMAWRTVIAAEMVAIPTGIGALMMKAESLMRIDIIIVCLTILAVMCLAFENFFALVERRLTSGWR from the coding sequence ATGAACACACGCCGTAAGTGGAATAGCGGATGGGGATTGTTGCCCATTGCCCTGTTTCTGGGAATATGGGAGTTTTCGGCCCGAATGGAAATCCTGCCCGGCCATCTGATTCTCCCCCCGTTTTCTGAGGTGCTGTACCAGTTTTATGTGCTGACGATCAACGGCGTGCTGGGGAAAAACTTTTTCAGCAGCCTGATTCGTGTGCTGGCGGGATTCCTGGCCGGCTCGGTCGCCGGGATAATGCTGGGCGCCTTGATGGGCTGGAGAACGGTCATCGACAAATCCCTGAATCCCATCATCAGCCTGTTTTATCCCATTCCCGCCCTGGGATGGATACCGCTGCTGATGCTCTGGATCGGGATCAATGAGATGCTGCCCATTGCACTTATTTTTATTTGTTCCTTTTTCCCGGTCCTTTACAACACCATCACCGGGATCAAGAGCGTAGACCGGGATTATATTCGGGTGGCCCGGACCCTGGGCGCCTCGGAAAGACGCATTCTGTTTACCGTTATTTTTCCCCTGGCCCTGCCCAATATTTTTACCGGGCTCCGGCTGGAGGCCGGTATGGCCTGGCGTACGGTCATCGCCGCTGAAATGGTGGCTATCCCCACCGGTATTGGCGCCCTGATGATGAAAGCGGAAAGCCTGATGCGGATTGATATAATTATCGTCTGTCTGACCATTTTGGCTGTTATGTGTCTGGCCTTTGAAAATTTTTTCGCTCTGGTGGAACGACGTCTGACGTCCGGATGGCGATAG
- a CDS encoding lipocalin family protein yields the protein MNQTINRRVQWAPLVLYLALALFTSGASALAAAEISHTAPEGNYIPGFRINLDAAIQSDGGLLTARCYFKTKNDQNFAFVDMFDKGNGNYQAVLPAPWVNSEAVEYLFVAVDKDKKVARSQVYTLEEGQTEEAAQWKDASQVKEVRLDTMQEGIEDCELLRRQLRTNHGRKLPEFQTADEANPLTVQTEMNTAEVPMNGFYDRAVITEVADSAKYGAAAIGATAGWSTAAIVGTGVAAAAVVGGTAVALSGGGGGGGGNKQPEDLTERTITGPWSVTGNSIYDWTTSGDMNFNDNGSFTYNLHSILPDNSTTDSVGNGQWTLVGTTLTLNFDGGAVYNGTASGDSDAFTMVDNNIGWTLYFSR from the coding sequence ATGAATCAAACAATAAACCGTCGTGTTCAGTGGGCACCCCTTGTGTTGTACCTGGCGCTGGCCCTTTTCACCAGCGGAGCTTCCGCTCTGGCTGCCGCCGAAATCAGCCACACCGCTCCGGAAGGCAATTATATCCCCGGCTTCCGGATCAACCTGGATGCCGCCATCCAGAGCGACGGCGGTCTGCTGACCGCCCGGTGCTACTTTAAAACGAAAAACGACCAGAACTTTGCTTTTGTCGACATGTTTGACAAGGGCAATGGAAACTATCAGGCAGTGCTGCCCGCCCCCTGGGTAAATTCCGAAGCGGTAGAGTACCTGTTTGTAGCCGTGGACAAAGACAAGAAAGTCGCCCGGTCACAGGTGTATACGCTGGAAGAAGGCCAGACCGAAGAGGCTGCCCAGTGGAAGGACGCCAGCCAGGTCAAGGAAGTGCGGCTGGACACCATGCAGGAAGGTATTGAGGACTGCGAACTGCTCCGCCGCCAGCTTCGTACCAACCACGGCAGGAAGTTGCCCGAATTCCAGACCGCCGATGAGGCAAACCCCTTGACGGTTCAGACCGAGATGAACACGGCCGAGGTACCGATGAACGGCTTTTATGACAGGGCCGTTATCACCGAAGTGGCCGACAGCGCCAAATACGGTGCAGCGGCCATTGGAGCGACCGCCGGATGGTCAACCGCGGCGATTGTGGGAACCGGTGTCGCCGCAGCCGCGGTGGTTGGCGGAACGGCCGTCGCCCTGTCCGGTGGTGGCGGAGGCGGCGGTGGGAACAAACAGCCGGAGGATTTGACGGAAAGGACCATCACCGGTCCGTGGTCGGTTACCGGCAATTCCATCTATGACTGGACAACATCCGGTGACATGAATTTCAATGATAACGGTTCGTTTACCTACAATCTGCACAGCATCCTTCCGGATAATTCGACCACTGATTCCGTCGGTAACGGGCAGTGGACTCTGGTCGGAACAACCCTGACGCTTAATTTTGACGGCGGCGCGGTCTATAACGGCACGGCCAGCGGGGATTCCGACGCCTTTACCATGGTCGATAACAATATCGGCTGGACGCTGTATTTCTCCAGGTAA
- a CDS encoding CsgG/HfaB family protein, with protein sequence MNMIADHASWKKILFGLTFVIGVLLLIPPASVAAEEFDIPLGSAYQGAKCMAAVEDFAMEVPGAPDDVKNGLQEMLQTALFESNYFILVDRSDPQGISAELLLSDSFMADPDTILEQGQLDPAEVMIYGTLTALEGGGAGLRVKAPWIPLTVGGTYHEARADIDVRAVDAASGQVIATAHFSGSASSGKSSTAAVFTGVKMPAQLEMFVNTPLELCLRDCIYRSVVELCKTIPPQYFKH encoded by the coding sequence ATGAACATGATCGCTGATCACGCCTCCTGGAAGAAAATCCTCTTCGGGCTGACATTTGTGATCGGGGTGTTGCTTTTGATCCCTCCGGCATCAGTCGCGGCGGAGGAATTCGATATCCCCCTGGGGTCCGCTTATCAGGGCGCCAAATGCATGGCGGCGGTCGAGGATTTCGCCATGGAAGTGCCCGGCGCGCCGGATGACGTTAAAAACGGGCTTCAGGAGATGCTCCAGACGGCCCTTTTTGAGAGCAATTATTTTATCCTGGTAGACCGGTCGGATCCCCAGGGGATCAGCGCCGAGTTGCTGCTTTCCGACTCTTTTATGGCCGATCCGGATACCATTCTGGAACAGGGGCAGCTGGACCCGGCCGAAGTGATGATTTACGGGACACTGACCGCGCTTGAGGGCGGCGGCGCCGGCCTCCGGGTCAAGGCGCCCTGGATTCCATTGACGGTCGGCGGCACCTATCATGAAGCCCGGGCCGACATCGACGTGCGGGCGGTTGACGCGGCCAGCGGCCAGGTTATTGCCACGGCTCACTTTTCGGGTTCCGCCTCATCCGGGAAAAGCAGCACGGCGGCGGTTTTCACGGGAGTGAAAATGCCCGCGCAACTGGAAATGTTCGTGAACACTCCACTGGAGCTCTGTCTTCGGGACTGTATTTACCGGAGCGTGGTTGAACTTTGCAAGACCATTCCTCCCCAGTATTTCAAACATTAA
- a CDS encoding DHH family phosphoesterase, whose protein sequence is MPTSNLERLRLFYARFQAGDHVLVVINADPDAIASAMAVRRLLWKKVASVTLASINVMERPDNIAMVRLLDARLVHLDKVVIGQYNRFVIVDSQPDHNERFSAFNPDVIIDHHPSKKAPAAGYVDVRPEYGATSSMMIEYLKAARIVPAMKLATALFIGIKVDTGDFERRVLLEDIRAFQYIYRHTNVYLARRIEQEEISRDFLKYFSRALDRHVIRKNKVFVHLDQVDSPDVCVILADFFMRVSAIRWSVVSGVYDGKLVVIFRNDGVSRNAGKTAARIFGAMGPAGGHKGLARAEIDMDAFSKTTGMKIGRDIQEWIVRQF, encoded by the coding sequence ATGCCCACATCCAATCTGGAAAGGCTGCGACTGTTTTATGCCCGTTTCCAGGCCGGAGACCATGTCCTGGTGGTGATTAATGCCGATCCGGATGCTATCGCCAGCGCCATGGCTGTCAGGAGGCTGTTATGGAAAAAAGTCGCTTCCGTGACCCTGGCCAGCATCAATGTCATGGAGCGGCCGGACAATATCGCCATGGTACGCCTGCTGGATGCCCGGCTTGTTCATCTTGATAAGGTGGTCATCGGTCAGTATAACCGTTTCGTGATCGTGGATTCCCAGCCGGATCATAACGAGCGATTTTCAGCGTTCAACCCCGATGTAATCATTGATCATCACCCGTCAAAAAAGGCACCGGCAGCAGGATATGTGGATGTACGGCCGGAATATGGCGCCACCTCCTCCATGATGATTGAGTACCTGAAAGCCGCCCGGATTGTGCCGGCCATGAAACTGGCTACGGCGCTTTTTATCGGGATTAAAGTCGATACCGGTGATTTCGAACGGCGAGTGCTGCTTGAGGATATCCGGGCCTTTCAATACATTTACCGGCATACCAATGTGTATCTGGCCCGCCGGATCGAGCAGGAGGAGATCAGCCGGGATTTTTTAAAATATTTTTCACGGGCGCTGGACCGTCATGTCATCAGGAAAAATAAGGTGTTTGTTCACCTGGATCAGGTGGACAGCCCGGATGTTTGCGTTATCCTCGCTGATTTTTTCATGCGCGTCAGCGCCATCCGCTGGAGTGTTGTTTCCGGTGTTTATGACGGCAAACTGGTGGTGATTTTCAGAAACGACGGTGTCAGCCGGAACGCCGGCAAAACAGCCGCCAGAATCTTCGGAGCCATGGGGCCGGCCGGCGGTCACAAGGGGCTGGCCAGGGCCGAAATTGATATGGATGCTTTTTCGAAAACGACCGGAATGAAAATCGGGCGGGATATCCAGGAATGGATCGTCCGGCAGTTTTAG